The Dendropsophus ebraccatus isolate aDenEbr1 chromosome 10, aDenEbr1.pat, whole genome shotgun sequence genome has a segment encoding these proteins:
- the PRRC2B gene encoding protein PRRC2B isoform X1 encodes MSDRLGQISKGKDGKSKYSSLNLFDKYKGKSIEAVRTTVIPRHGLQSLGKVAAARRMPPPANLPSLKSENKGNDPNIIIVPKDGTGWANKQEHPDQKSSSVTAPQPQESLPQQGLPKSVSNLQKPTTVNSPENINLVPGGPKSWAQLNGKPAGHEGGSRGSSRLLSFSPEEFPTLKAAGEQDKAGKEKNGLDPSYGPGPSLRPQSKPLALLPDVTSWREGGGRSITGGISPTVSPTESGSKPTAPADGAPSTAQASSDPKELSLRPAQPTRKGASQFMGNTYHPPTYHDMLPAFMCSQHPPEPTGTLDRASFPVLSSQSRLEPRVPFRQYQMNNQEGKENRPSGGGLRPVRSQRPQPERAPRATIINAEDLKELDDLDNDAEDGWAGLHDEVDYSEKLKFSEDEEEEESPKDNRSKWNGWDGRRQRQVSFNSTDSTEGKHSMEEGKVWGDQAAHPRPTRRGQEPVQTAQRKANSWAAVAEHPKSAPATVLRQPSVEEKEPPRQKFVPSEISEAVERARKRREEEERRTREERLAACAAKLKQLDQKTKQASKSGNETPKRMENKENEDPRSPVSDRSGGQENVHNFRRDYSQESPSEYLEEEPPAAPRGESSSEDECRESVSPVQEFGKHQKLIPPRFQRQQQEQLYKMQQWQQQQQQAYVASTHSNHPRPYYSHHPQMLGFDPRWMMMPSYMDPRMTQGRAAVDFYPSSIHPPGVIKHMIQQESVGAGCQPDDCQSDRRPQSAEPVSAWSQDSYMHLQSKAYSLSLQKPMESATDGGYSRNENSYCSLRERPDVVHNHQESLEERGEEYLTGNYEKSSGSFSSCISPQRRGQESSYHLEGAADSGVSRGQQGSAPCRTSEFMSEKKPQFNGWGYGHHQKSSDTASSVEEEPPKEEHNGVSEAWKKEDRGSQDSPNAADWRNESAVSSSPPHSENLGRSRRTGPIKKPVLKALKVEEKELEKSKPETKEPAKTMKEKLLSSVPKVEAALVSSSTSSIVEEKPQSQLLVQEPEKITQEKVEKTWGTKSSAARESSVTVQPQTKRNNWIFIDEEQAFGGRTHGRGRGRGFRDFSFRGRGSAGPYNGQRVNRGRGLREFNPTEDFRNRVSRRRGVSETHSEGSEYEELPKRRRQRGSENGNEPLMEREADDIRKGDFQDSWRSNRNYSDDSNSMDSKSRAPRAFGRSLPPRLSNSYSRRPFTSKESSHWNAKTGGSTWQEYNGPPESYGVRHNTDREHCNDYSYSESINHRRAYDETQGDERRTVFQDEYSDRESLDKRSFVRRRPPRQDKPPRFRRLRQERESAGHWSGEEMGSTVSTHEYWQARPKVPLNDRSGLPTRRSPDRSYHNSDHVHEDWETASESSDFSEKRPGDADGDGNLSGNGFSEKRELSKRSFSSQRPLVDRRKVEPSGYDEKPLKVGGNSRDYQQSSSSGKTSRCSEDSYTDGSHHRYGLERSTQCDNGEVAGKKSERDSRPVGLKACEKAETMAAFDLKYGDSVIEEDVDVGGESYSDMTNKPRRALDKDRRKKDQIVQVPTKSSGSIQSRMPPRFAKKQNGMCLDQTDVPGKEIWETNSQGISVQSGSDTWSKPGSSFSTESTSSEGFKGSQGDSGIDLSAESRESSATSSQRSSPYGTMKPEELNGAVMVESKSDCAKEQGQKQADKKESDSGSGMNKEHKPGPIGNERSLKNRKGSEGTERLESSVPPVNGVEIHVDSVLPVPPIEFGVSAKDADYSLPPGAAPGPPASSVTKLQDALVNKAGLTQSIPMLRRDHHLQQGIGLNPMSYPTADLTLKMESARKAWENSPSLPEQSSPAGPGSGIQPPSSVGTSAGVNYSSFGGVSMPPMPVASVAPSASLPGNHIPPLYLESHMFAGQPRLVQQTIPQQQGYQQAAAAQQIPMSLHTSLQAQAQLSMRGGLPVSQSQEMYSSMQPFRSQVYMHPSLSQPSAMVLTSGTGLKPQYSPFPGMQPLEMVKTQPASPYQPLSGSQQLVYESQLNQASQMMDSPLTQLTMPMAGSQLGMPRYSSGQQPMLLPQSIQIQQGQNMPVGAPRRMQPSVLTASRDSSQMEMKGFHFNESKQSMQSAASVQAQHSYRR; translated from the exons ATGTCCGATCGTTTGGGGCAGATATCCAAGGGAAAGGATGGGAAAAGCAAGTACTCGTCTCTCAACCTGTTTGACAAGTATAAAGGGAAGTCAATAGAAGCTGTCAGAACCACAG TTATACCTAGACATGGCTTGCAGAGTCTTGGGAAAGTTGCCGCTGCTCGGCGTATGCCACCTCCTGCAAACTTGCCAAGCTTGAAATCTGAGAACAAAGGAAACGACCCCAATATTATTATAGTGCCCAAAGACGGAACAGGATGGGCAAACAAACAAGAGCATCCAGACCAAAAGAG TTCCAGTGTGACAGCTCCTCAGCCGCAGGAGTCGCTGCCGCAGCAGGGTTTGCCGAAGTCTGTCTCCAATTTACAGAAGCCGACCACAGTGAACAGTCCGGAG AATATAAATTTAGTGCCAGGTGGGCCAAAGTCATGGGCTCAGCTGAACGGAAAGCCAGCAGGACACGAAGGTG GTTCAAGGGGCTCAAGCCGACTGTTGTCCTTCTCTCCCGAGGAATTTCCAACGCTGAAAGCAGCTGGCGAGCAAGACAAGGCTGGCAAAGAAAAGAACGGCTTAGATCCGTCGTATGGGCCCGGACCAAGCCTCCGCCCCCAGAGTAAGCCCCTCGCCCTGCTTCCCG ATGTCACCAGCTGGAGGGAGGGCGGTGGGAGAAGCATCACCGGTGGCATCTCTCCAACCGTCTCTCCTACTGAGTCGGGCAGCAAACCCACTGCTCCTGCAGATGGCGCCCCCTCCACAGCGCAAGCTAGTAGTGACCCCAAGGAGCTTTCGCTGCGCCCGGCTCAGCCCACCAGAAAAGGGGCTTCACAGTTCATGGGAAACACCTACCATCCGCCTACATACCATGACATGCTACCAGCTTTT ATGTGCTCTCAGCACCCTCCAGAACCCACTGGGACATTGGATCGAGCTTCCTTCCCCGTCCTTTCCTCCCAATCTCGCCTTGAACCTCGCGTACCCTTTAGACAATATCAGATGAACAATCAAGAAGG AAAAGAGAACAGGCCAAGCGGTGGCGGATTACGGCCTGTGCGGTCACAGCGGCCTCAGCCGGAGAGGGCTCCGCGAGCCACCATCATAAACGCTGAAGATCTTAAAGAACTGGATGACCTTGACAATGACGCTGAAGACGGCTGGGCAG GCCTTCACGATGAAGTGGATTATTCTGAGAAACTGAAATTCAgtgaagatgaggaggaggaagaatccCCCAAAGACAACAGAAGTAAATG GAATGGCTGGGATGGCAGACGGCAGCGTCAGGTTTCCTTTAACTCCACAGACAGCACTGAAGGGAAGCACTCTATGGAGGAGGGGAAGGTATGGGGCGACCAAGCTGCACATCCACGGCCAACCAGAAGGGGGCAGGAACCTGTGCAGACGGCTCAGCGGAAAGCCAACAGCTGGGCTGCGGTAGCCGAACACCCG AAGTCCGCCCCAGCCACAGTGTTACGGCAGCCGTCTGTTGAGGAGAAGGAGCCTCCCAGGCAGAAGTTTGTCCCTTCAGAAATATCGGAAGCAGTCGAGCGTGCTCGCAAGCGCCGGGAGGAGGAAGAGCGCCGTACCCGCGAGGAACGCTTAGCTGCCTGTGCTGCGAAGCTCAAGCAGCTGGACCAGAAGACCAAACAGGCCTCGAAATCCGGCAATGAGACCCCAAAACGTATGGAGAACAAAGAGAACGAGGATCCCAGGTCTCCGGTCTCAGATCGAAGCGGCGGGCAGGAGAACGTACACAATTTCAGACGAG ATTACTCCCAGGAATCTCCCTCTGAGTATCTAGAGGAGGAGCCTCCGGCCGCTCCCAGGGGTGAGAGCAGCAGCGAAGACGAATGCAGGGAGTCCGTGTCTCCAGTGCAGGAGTTTGGCAAGCACCAGAAGCTGATCCCACCTCGGTTCCAGAGGCAGCAACAG GAGCAGTTATATAAGATGCAGCAGTggcagcagcaacagcagcaagCCTATGTGGCGTCTACCCACTCCAACCACCCGCGCCCCTATTATTCCCACCACCCCCAAATGTTGGGCTTTGATCCTCGCTGGATGATGATGCCCTCCTATATGGATCCCCGGATGACTCAGGGTCGTGCTGCTGTAGATTTCTATCCTTCCTCCATACATCCACCAG GTGTGATAAAACACATGATCCAGCAAGAATCCGTGGGTGCAGGCTGCCAGCCAGACGATTGCCAGTCAGATCGTAGGCCTCAGTCTGCTGAGCCAGTGTCGGCATGGAGCCAGGACAGCTACATGCACCTACAGAGCAAGGCTTACTCCCTATCCCTGCAGAAGCCGATGGAGAGCGCCACAGATGGAGGCTACAGCAG GAACGAAAACTCATACTGCTCCTTGAGGGAGAGGCCGGATGTTGTACACAACCACCAAGAGTCTTTAGAAGAGAGAGGCGAGGAATATCTTACTGGAAACTATGAAAAGTCTTCAGGAAGCTTCAGCAGCTGCATCTCACCTCAAAGAAGAGGACAGGAGAGTTCATACCATCTGGAGGGTGCCGCGGATTCTGGTGTGAGCAGAGGACAGCAAGGCAGCGCTCCGTGCCGGACCTCAGAGTTCATGAGTGAGAAGAAGCCTCAGTTCAATGGCTGGGGGTACGGACATCATCAGAAGTCTTCTGACACTGCAAGTAGCGTGGAGGAGGAGCCGCCCAAGGAAGAACATAATGGGGTGTCTGAAGCCTGGAAGAAGGAAGACCGAGGCAGCCAAGACTCTCCTAATGCAGCAGACTGGAGGAACGAGTCCGCTGTCAGCTCCTCTCCACCACACTCTGAGAACCTCGGACGGAGCCGTCGCACCGGTCCCATAAAGAAACCAGTGCTGAAAGCTCTtaaggtggaggagaaggagctggAGAAAAGCAAGCCTGAAACCAAGGAGCCTGCGAAAACCATGAAGGAAAAGCTGCTTTCCAGTGTGCCGAAAGTGGAGGCCGCCCTTGTGAGCTCCTCCACCAGCTCTATTGTGGAGGAAAAGCCCCAGTCCCAACTACTTGTCCAAGAACCCGAAAAAATTACCCAGGAGAAGGTTGAAAAAACTTGGGGCACAAAGTCGTCTGCTGCTCGTGAGTCGTCCGTCACCGTCCAGCCCCAGACTAAGAGGAACAACTGGATATTTATCGATGAGGAGCAGGCCTTCGGAGGCCGAACCCATGGCCGCGGGAGAGGAAGAGGATTCAGAGACTTCAGTTTCCGAGGCCGAGGTTCTGCTGGCCCTTACAACGGGCAGAGGGTCAACAGGGGGCGGGGGCTTCGAGAGTTTAACCCCACCGAGGATTTCCGGAATAGGGTATCCCGACGGCGCGGTGTTAGTGAAACTCACAGTGAAGGGTCTGAATATGAAGAGCTCCCTAAACGTAGACGACAGAGGGGGTCTGAGAATGGCAACGAGCCCCTTATGGAAAGAGAAGCCGATGACATCAGGAAAGGAGACTTCCAAGATTCTTGGCGGTCCAATAGAAATTACTCCGACGATTCCAATAGTATGGACTCTAAATCCAGAGCCCCAAGGGCTTTTGGGAGATCCCTTCCTCCCAGGCTTAGTAATAGCTATAGCAGAAGGCCATTCACCTCCAAGGAGTCTTCACACTGGAATGCCAAGACTGGAGGATCTACTTGGCAAGAGTATAATGGGCCGCCAGAGTCTTATGGTGTGCGGCACAACACTGATAGAGAGCATTGCAATGACTACAGCTACTCCGAGTCCATCAATCATAGGCGAGCGTATGATGAGACCCAAGGAGACGAAAGGCGGACGGTTTTCCAAGACGAATATTCTGATAGAGAGAGTCTGGACAAAAGATCTTTTGTTAGAAGGCGACCCCCACGTCAAGATAAACCCCCCAGATTTCGACGTCTTAGGCAGGAAAGGGAATCTGCCGGACATTGGAGCGGTGAAGAAATGGGCAGCACTGTGAGCACCCACGAGTACTGGCAGGCCCGTCCAAAGGTCCCCCTAAATGACCGTTCCGGGCTGCCCACCCGACGATCACCGGACCGATCCTACCACAACTCTGACCATGTGCATGAGGATTGGGAAACCGCATCGGAGAGCAGCGACTTCAGCGAGAAGAGGCCTGGAGATGCTGACGGAGATGGAAACCTGTCTGGGAACGGCTTCTCTGAGAAAAGGGAATTGTCCAAAAGGAGTTTCTCCAGCCAGAGGCCTCTCGTAGACCGACGCAAGGTGGAACCCTCTGGATATGATGAGAAGCCGTTAAAGGTTGGAGGGAACTCTCGTGACTACCAACAAAGCTCCTCTTCTGGGAAGACCAG TCGCTGCTCTGAAGACTCCTACACAGATGGCAGCCACCACCGCTACGGGTTAGAACGCTCCACCCAGTGTGACAATGGTGAAGTCGCAGGCAAGAAGTCTGAGCGGGATTCCAGGCCAGTGGGGCTTAAAGCTTGTGAGAAGGCTGAAACAATGGCGGCTTTTGACCTGAAATATGGAG ACTCTGTTATTGAGGAGGACGTCGACGTTGGAGGGGAGTCTTATTCTGACATGACCAATAAGCCCCGGCGAGCTCTAGACAAAGATCGCAGGAAAAAGGATCAGATTGTCCAG GTGCCTACCAAGAGCAGCGGCAGTATACAGTCAAGGATGCCTCCTCGTTTTGCCAAGAAGCAGAATGGCATGTGCCTGGATCAGACCGACGTCCCCGGCAAAGAGATTTGGGAGACCAACAGTCAAg GTATCTCGGTTCAGTCAGGCAGTGATACCTGGAGTAAACCTGGCAGCAGTTTCAGCACAGAGTCTACGTCCTCGGAG GGTTTTAAAGGCAGCCAGGGTGACAGTGGCATCGACCTCAGTGCTGAATCTCGAGAATCATCTGCCACTTCTTCGCAGCGTAGCTCTCCATATGGGACAATGAAACCAGAGGAGTTGAATGGTGCAGTCATGGTGGAATCGAAATCTGACTGCGCTAAAGAGCAGGGCCAGAAACAGGCCGACAAGAAG GAGTCGGACTCCGGTTCTGGAATGAACAAGGAACACAAGCCTGGCCCCATCGGCAACGAGCGCTccttaaaaaacagaaaaggatCAGAAGGGACGGAGCGATTGGAGAGCAGCGTGCCGCCCGTCAACGGTGTCGAGATTCACGTGGATTCTGTTCTTCCCGTTCCTCCCATTGAATTTGGAGTAAGCGCAAAA GATGCAGACTATTCTCTGCCCCCTGGAGCCGCTCCTGGACCCCCCGCCAGCTCAGTCACAAAACTTCAGGATGCTCTAGTAAACAAG GCGGGTCTTACCCAGTCCATACCCATGCTGAGAAGAGACCACCACCTCCAGCAGGGGATAGGACTGAACCCCATGTCATACCCCACTGCCGACCTTACCCTAAAg ATGGAGTCTGCCCGCAAGGCCTGGGAAAACTCGCCCAGTTTACCAGAGCAGAGTTCTCCGGCAGGCCCCGGCTCAGGAATACAGCCGCCCTCCAGTGTGGGGACCTCAGCAGGTGTCAATTACAGCTCATTTGGAGGGGTGTCCATGCCGCCCATGCCTGTGGCCTCTGTGGCCCCTTCAGCTTCTCTTCCAG GCAACCACATTCCTCCTCTGTACCTGGAGAGTCACATGTTTGCCGGGCAGCCGCGCCTGGTCCAGCAGACAATACCTCAGCAGCAGGGATACCAGCAG GCTGCAGCCGCTCAGCAGATCCCCATGTCTCTGCACACATCTCTCCAAGCTCAGGCTCAGCTGAGTATGAGAGGAGGACTCCCCGTATCCCAATCACAAGAAATGTACAGCTCCATGCAACCCTTTAG GTCCCAGGTGTATATGCATCCCAGCCTGTCTCAGCCCAGCGCCATGGTTCTGACCAGCGGCACAGGCCTCAAGCCTCAGTACTCGCCGTTTCCTGGCATGCAGCCTCTGGAGATGGTGAAGACGCAGCCAGCTTCCCCCTATCAGCCTCTGAGCGGTAGTCAACAGCTTGTGTATGAGAGTCAGCTGAACCAGGCCTCCCAGATGATGGACTCCCCCCTCACACAG TTAACCATGCCAATGGCTGGCTCCCAGCTCGGGATGCCTCGGTACAGCTCCGGACAGCAGCCGATGCTTCTACCACAGTCTATTCAGATCCAACAGGGACAGAACATGCCGGTGGGCGCCCCGCGTAGGATGCAGCCCTCAGTCCTGACCGCAAGCCGAGAC TCCTCTCAGATGGAGATGAAGGGGTTCCATTTCAATGAAAGCAAGCAGAGTATGCAGAGCGCCGCCTCTGTGCAAGCACAGCACTCGTATCG